The following proteins come from a genomic window of Anaerobutyricum hallii:
- a CDS encoding YihY/virulence factor BrkB family protein: protein MPARKRVKDLYELVMDFLKKCSDDHVGAFGAMSAFFILLSIFPFMIFLLTLTRYIPFSKDDIIVILTRMISFEEGSLIKSIVNEIYHKTGTTVSAISIIAALWSSSRGVYSIVIGLNSVYDIDENRNYFVIRLFSLVYTLLFALMISVMLVMWVFGNSLYRYVCWKFPFVIPILGYFMHQRILFSLVFLTLLFMIIYKWIPNRTSSFRGQFPGALIATLGWVAVSVGCSIYMDNFTNFSYIYGSMAGIMILLLWLYFCMSMVFYGAEVNYFLENKDNYHLLIRTLRPNWRRQQRAQTERMRQKSKSERADRKNNKNNNKNDSKNDKEVQMEEDDNSKEKNRKL from the coding sequence ATGCCAGCAAGAAAAAGGGTGAAAGATTTATACGAACTGGTTATGGATTTTCTAAAGAAATGCAGTGATGATCATGTGGGAGCATTCGGGGCGATGTCCGCCTTTTTTATACTCCTTTCCATTTTTCCGTTTATGATCTTCCTGTTAACACTGACCAGATATATTCCTTTTTCAAAAGATGACATTATAGTGATATTGACAAGGATGATTTCTTTTGAGGAAGGGTCATTGATCAAAAGTATTGTAAATGAAATTTATCATAAGACAGGAACGACAGTATCTGCAATTTCTATTATTGCAGCATTGTGGTCATCTTCAAGGGGTGTGTATTCGATTGTTATCGGATTGAATTCTGTATATGATATTGATGAGAACAGAAATTATTTTGTAATACGCTTATTTAGTTTGGTGTATACATTATTGTTTGCACTTATGATAAGCGTTATGCTTGTTATGTGGGTATTTGGAAATAGTTTATATCGTTATGTATGTTGGAAGTTCCCGTTTGTGATTCCGATTTTGGGATATTTTATGCATCAGAGGATTTTATTTTCCCTAGTCTTTCTGACATTATTATTTATGATAATTTATAAATGGATTCCAAACAGAACATCTAGTTTTCGAGGGCAGTTTCCGGGAGCTTTGATTGCGACACTTGGCTGGGTGGCAGTTTCTGTAGGCTGTTCGATCTATATGGATAATTTTACGAATTTTTCGTATATTTACGGAAGTATGGCGGGAATCATGATACTGCTTTTATGGCTGTATTTTTGTATGTCCATGGTTTTTTATGGAGCAGAAGTGAATTATTTTTTAGAGAATAAAGATAATTATCATCTTCTTATTCGTACTCTTAGACCAAACTGGCGCAGGCAGCAGAGGGCACAGACAGAGAGGATGCGTCAGAAATCTAAAAGTGAGAGAGCTGATAGGAAGAATAACAAAAATAATAATAAAAATGATAGTAAAAATGATAAAGAAGTACAGATGGAAGAAGATGACAACTCGAAAGAGAAAAACAGGAAACTTTAA
- a CDS encoding YdcF family protein — protein sequence MTEGIEMYHLDKKQIQEITDYIFLENRLERADAIFIPGCARPEHTEEAARVYKEGYAPLLLPSGGYTKVQGSFQGVSKEGQKYGTDFACEADFLEAVLLQNGVPASAILKECEATYTLENAEKTKILLQKQGIHLKKAILCCKAHHARRSFLYYSMVFPEVEILIHPVVVDHVSPEDWYKTEEGRKIVLGEFSRVGQQLLMMEGRIQWE from the coding sequence ATGACAGAAGGAATTGAAATGTATCATTTGGATAAGAAACAGATTCAGGAGATTACAGATTATATATTTTTAGAAAATAGACTGGAAAGGGCAGATGCGATATTTATACCAGGCTGTGCGAGACCGGAGCATACGGAAGAAGCGGCAAGAGTATATAAAGAAGGATACGCTCCTTTGTTATTGCCCTCTGGCGGTTATACAAAGGTACAGGGAAGTTTTCAGGGTGTTTCAAAAGAGGGGCAAAAATATGGAACAGATTTTGCCTGTGAGGCGGACTTTTTAGAGGCAGTTTTACTTCAGAATGGAGTTCCGGCTTCCGCAATTTTAAAAGAGTGTGAGGCAACCTATACTTTGGAGAATGCAGAAAAGACAAAAATATTGCTTCAAAAGCAGGGAATCCATTTAAAAAAAGCGATATTATGTTGTAAAGCACATCATGCCAGACGTTCTTTCCTTTATTATTCTATGGTATTTCCAGAGGTGGAGATTCTCATACATCCCGTTGTTGTAGATCATGTTTCCCCAGAGGACTGGTATAAAACAGAAGAAGGAAGAAAGATAGTACTTGGAGAGTTTTCCAGAGTTGGACAGCAGCTTTTGATGATGGAAGGACGAATTCAATGGGAATAA
- a CDS encoding DUF5662 family protein, with protein sequence MRIFKNLKGHFSTITHHKMLVMKTCFKVGLYKQGLLHDLSKYTPIEFIPGVIYYQGDRSPINREKELKTCSRGWLHHKGRNLHHFEYWIDYSINPTGGKLVGMKMPKKYVAEMVIDRISASKNYLKDQYNDGSALAYYLNGKHMMLIDDETDYLSRYLLTMLDMKGEEYLLHYMRHTLLRHKNRDYHVRDGKLYLD encoded by the coding sequence ATGAGGATATTTAAAAATTTAAAAGGACATTTTAGTACCATCACCCACCACAAGATGCTGGTAATGAAAACTTGTTTTAAGGTGGGGTTATATAAACAGGGACTTCTCCATGATCTGTCAAAGTATACACCCATAGAATTTATTCCAGGGGTGATTTACTATCAGGGAGACAGAAGTCCGATTAACAGGGAGAAAGAATTAAAGACCTGTTCAAGAGGCTGGCTTCATCATAAGGGAAGGAATCTTCATCATTTTGAATATTGGATTGATTATAGCATTAATCCAACAGGAGGAAAGCTTGTCGGAATGAAGATGCCAAAAAAATATGTAGCGGAAATGGTTATTGATCGTATCAGTGCGAGTAAAAATTATTTAAAAGATCAGTATAATGATGGAAGCGCATTGGCATACTATTTAAACGGAAAGCATATGATGCTTATAGATGACGAGACAGATTATCTGTCAAGATATCTTCTTACAATGCTCGATATGAAAGGAGAAGAATATCTATTGCATTATATGAGGCATACGCTGCTTCGACATAAAAATCGTGATTACCATGTGCGGGATGGAAAGTTGTATTTAGATTAA
- a CDS encoding phenylalanine--tRNA ligase subunit alpha, which yields MKEKIEQIRQQALAAIEDAAGMDKLNDVKVAFLGKKGQLSSLLKGMKDVAPEDRPKVGQMVNEARAGIEEKMEEKRTAIQKKLREEKMKKEVIDVTLPGKKVAVGHRHPNQIALDDLERVFIGMGYEVVEGPEVEYDHYNFELLNIPANHPAKDEQDTFYITKDILLRTQTSPVQARIMETGRMPIRVIAPGRVFRSDEVDATHSPSFHQVEGLVVDKGITFADLKGTLQQWAEEFFGPDTKVKFRPHHFPFTEPSAEVDVSCFKCGGKGCRMCKGSGWIEILGCGMVHPKVLSDCGIDPEVYSGFAFGIGLERITLLKYEIDDMRLLYENDARFLKQF from the coding sequence ATGAAAGAGAAAATCGAGCAGATTCGTCAGCAGGCACTTGCGGCAATTGAAGATGCAGCGGGTATGGACAAGCTTAATGATGTTAAAGTTGCTTTCCTTGGTAAAAAGGGACAGTTATCGAGCCTGTTAAAAGGAATGAAAGATGTAGCACCGGAAGACAGACCAAAAGTAGGTCAGATGGTAAATGAAGCACGTGCTGGTATCGAAGAAAAGATGGAAGAAAAGAGAACAGCCATCCAGAAAAAGCTTCGTGAAGAAAAGATGAAGAAGGAAGTTATTGACGTAACTTTACCAGGTAAAAAAGTAGCAGTCGGACATCGTCATCCAAATCAGATCGCATTAGATGATCTTGAAAGAGTATTTATCGGTATGGGATATGAAGTGGTAGAGGGACCGGAAGTAGAGTATGATCACTACAACTTCGAATTGTTAAATATTCCGGCAAATCATCCGGCAAAGGACGAGCAGGATACTTTCTACATTACAAAAGATATCCTTCTTCGTACACAGACATCACCGGTACAGGCACGTATCATGGAAACAGGACGTATGCCAATCCGCGTTATCGCTCCTGGACGAGTATTCCGTTCTGACGAAGTAGATGCAACACATTCCCCATCTTTCCATCAGGTAGAAGGACTTGTAGTAGATAAAGGAATTACATTTGCTGATTTAAAGGGAACATTACAGCAGTGGGCAGAGGAATTCTTTGGACCAGATACAAAGGTTAAGTTCCGTCCACATCATTTCCCATTCACAGAGCCAAGTGCTGAGGTAGATGTATCCTGCTTCAAATGTGGCGGAAAAGGATGCCGTATGTGTAAAGGAAGCGGCTGGATTGAGATTCTTGGATGTGGAATGGTACACCCTAAAGTATTAAGTGACTGCGGCATTGATCCGGAAGTATATTCAGGCTTTGCATTTGGAATCGGACTTGAAAGAATCACTCTTTTAAAATACGAAATCGATGATATGCGCCTCTTATACGAAAACGATGCAAGATTTTTAAAACAGTTCTAG